A part of Drosophila ananassae strain 14024-0371.13 chromosome 2R, ASM1763931v2, whole genome shotgun sequence genomic DNA contains:
- the LOC6493144 gene encoding uncharacterized protein LOC6493144, translating into MLWNLASWREYFVDIKRIMPPNSQEETPAKGKQVYCGLGNHKLQTPNKALRNRVLLSFAKKINPEIREGTLLCLKCYIGLEKIFHNKLRSKRQHEVKKNATGSSISDVSNSQSIQTSSSEGSSTAAVRAIAQQVITGSSESSVVAVPSPSPESSRSSDRPTTSAAAAARRKRKSDEQAAAARRKRKSDEQAAAGNTSKRSRPPPDPTDSDDDPNSNLSLNAVNGTRLPHIQPIPKRRPTIILNKAVMDIYLAGTTGG; encoded by the exons ATGCTGTGGAACTTAGCGTCCTGGCGGGAATATTTTGTTGACATAAAACGGATA ATGCCACCAAACTCGCAAGAAGAAACCCCTGCCAAAGGGAAGCAGGTGTACTGCGGATTGGGAAACCATAAACTGCAGACGCCGAATAAAGCCCTCAGAAACCGGGTTCTTTTAAGTTTCGCAAAAAAGATAAACCCAGAAATTCGAGAAGGAACCCTTCTCTGCCTGAAGTGCTACATTGGATTGGAAAAGATATTTCATAACAAGCTGCGAAGTAAGCGGCAACATGAAGTGAAGAAGAACGCCACAGGTTCTAGTATTTCGGACGTGAGCAATAGTCAGTCTATACAGACCAGCTCCTCGGAGGGAAGTTCAACGGCGGCAGTCCGGGCCATTGCCCAGCAAGTCATTACTGGAAGTAGTGAGAGTTCCGTCGTAGCAGTCCCATCACCATCGCCGGAGAGTAGTCGAAGTAGTGATCGCCCCACAACTagcgctgctgctgcggccaGAAGGAAGCGTAAGAGTGACGAACAGGCTGCAGCGGCCAGAAGGAAGCGTAAGAGTGACGAACAGGCTGCAGCGGGAAACACATCTAAAAGGAGTCGTCCGCCGCCGGATCCCACTGATTCAGACGATGACCCCAATTCCAATTTAAGTTTGAATGCCGTTAATGGGACAAGGTTACCGCATATTCAACCGATTCCCAAACGCCGTCCAActattattttaaacaaagcTGTAATGGACATCTACTTGGCGGGAACCACTGGTGGATAA
- the LOC6493143 gene encoding YTH domain-containing protein 1 translates to MPRAASKQTLLMRDMADLDAVHLGLDENEADIAEELQDFEFNTRSEASESNGGDSSDSEPSISSVSTATSSLVGSSKRMTKKPTKEAPAPAAETKSKASSKVSKGKRDLTPEEVNGGKKKKLAKKASSESSEKDQAKTSAGEGREPPAKKSRGKKSTTESVGHKSDISEAEDEKPIAPSLESDSESSDSDSGTQHKRNGGNAGVGRGKPSSKSSTPEKDAGSQSQPQKGYDYMTKLNYLFRDTRFFLIKSNNSDNVQLSKSKSVWATLPQNDANLNQAFKEARNVLLIFSVNESGKFAGFARMAAPSRRDIPQVAWVLPPSISSKALGGVIELDWICRKELSFNATLHLHNSWNEGKPVKIGRDGQEIEPKIGGELCRLFPEDEQIELTPILKKSKETARVMREKGIHVIYKPPRSLSSRGHGSGGPRGANHNQLGPMRHKRSYHGGPPHHRPYRHHHHHGGMGIPPGGGFKRSGSPYRQMGAGGAGGAPGGPGEMTMPSWERFMSSAAAAEAYVADYMRNMHGQLPPLPFVPPFSQLPLAGGGAGAAGALPPGAAAALYEQLPPPVRYYDGPGPPPLPDYPPPQRPPPPGFDKTPSYEEFAAWKNAGLPTVPPPGFPVYGGASNGGSNGAGGAAGGAQAAAAGVGLGPGVGGSGGGSGSIGGPGGYRNRDANNGSSGGRRREYGGNRSGSSRDSRPFRGDRGGQRSYRDNRR, encoded by the exons ATGCCAAGAGCAGCCA GTAAACAAACGCTGCTGATGCGCGACATGGCGGACTTGGACGCTGTGCATCTGGGCCTCGACGAGAACGAGGCGGACATTGCCGAGGAGCTGCAGGACTTTGAATTCAATACCCGGAGTGAGGCCTCGGAGTCGAATGGCGGAGACTCTAGTGACTCCGAGCCCAGCATCAGTTCGGTGAGCACGGCCACCTCCTCGCTGGTGGGCAGTTCCAAGCGCATGACCAAGAAGCCCACCAAGGAGGCACCCGCTCCAGCTGCCGAAACGAAATCGAAGGCATCTTCAAAGGTATCAAAGGGCAAGAGGGATCTCACACCGGAGGAAGTTAACGGcggcaagaagaagaagctggCCAAAAAGGCATCTTCCGAGTCATCCGAGAAGGATCAAGCGAAAACCTCGGCCGGAGAAGGTCGAGAGCCACCGGCGAAGAAATCGCGCGGTAAGAAAAGTACTACGGAGTCAGTGGGACACAAGAGCGATATCAGCGAAGCTGAAGACGAGAAGCCTATTGCTCCTTCTCTGGAATCAGATTCCGAGTCGTCTGACTCAGATTCAGGCACGCAACACAAGCGAAATGGCGGTAATGCAGGAGTTGGACGGGGAAAGCCCAGTTCGAAGAGCTCCACGCCAGAGAAGGATGCTGGTTCCCAGTCGCAGCCGCAAAAGGGCTACGACTACATGACAAAGCTGAACTACCTATTCCGCGACACGAGATTCTTCCTCATCAAGTCCAACAATAGCGACAATGTCCAGTTGTCCAAAAGCAAGAGCGTTTGGGCCACGCTGCCACAGAACGACGCCAATCTTAATCAGGCCTTCAAGGAGGCCAGAAATGTGCTCCTCATTTTCTCGGTCAACGAGAGTG GTAAATTCGCCGGATTCGCTCGCATGGCAGCCCCTTCTCGGCGCGACATTCCTCAAGTGGCCTGGGTGCTGCCCCCAAGCATATCCTCCAAAGCCCTAGGCGGCGTCATCGAGTTGGACTGGATATGCCGCAAGGAGCTGTCCTTTAACGCCACTCTCCACCTGCACAACAGCTGGAACGAGGGCAAGCCGGTGAAGATTGGCCGGGATGGCCAGGAGATTGAGCCCAAAATCGGCGGCGAACTGTGCCGACTCTTTCCCGAAGACGAACAAATCGAATTGACTCCCATACTCAAGAAATCCAAGGAGACGGCCCGCGTTATGCGAGAGAAGGGCATCCACGTGATCTATAAGCCACCGCGGAGCCTCTCGTCGCGAGGTCATGGAAGTGGAGGACCGCGCGGTGCGAACCACAACCAGTTGGGTCCGATGCGTCACAAGAGGAGCTATCACGGTGGACCGCCGCACCATCGTCCGTATCgccaccatcatcatcatggtGGTATGGGCATACCGCCAGGTGGTGGCTTCAAGCGTAGTGGCTCACCCTATCGCCAGATgggtgctggtggtgctggCGGAGCACCAGGTGGTCCCGGTGAGATGACCATGCCGTCCTGGGAGCGCTTTATGTCCTCGGCCGCAGCTGCCGAGGCTTATGTTGCGGACTACATGCGAAACATGCACGGCCAACTGCCCCCGCTGCCGTTTGTGCCGCCGTTTTCCCAGCTGCCGCTCGCTGGCGGCGGGGCGGGAGCAGCTGGAGCCCTGCCTCCAGGCGCTGCGGCTGCCCTATACGAACAACTGCCTCCGCCGGTAAGGTACTACGACGGCCCGGGCCCGCCTCCACTGCCGGACTATCCACCGCCACAGAGGCCACCACCGCCCGGTTTTGACAAAACTCCCAGTTACGAGGAGTTTGCCGCCTGGAAAAACGCCGGCCTACCCACGGTCCCGCCACCAGGTTTTCCCGTTTACGGTGGAGCTTCCAATGGTGGCAGTAACGGGGCTGGTGGAGCAGCTGGCGGAGCCCAGGCGGCAGCCGCTGGCGTTGGCCTGGGGCCGGGTGTGGGCGGCAGTGGTGGCGGTTCGGGCAGTATAGGTGGACCGGGTGGCTACCGGAATCGAGATGCCAATAACGGATCTTCGGGCGGTCGACGGCGGGAGTACGGCGGAAATCGGAGTGGATCTTCGCGGGATTCGCGACCTTTTCGGGGCGATCGCGGTGGCCAGCGAAGCTATCGGGACAACAGGCGCTAG
- the LOC116655743 gene encoding drosomycin-like, translating into MKSFNLGFLLVLLVVFLVADEAEADCRSDRYKGPCAVWDNDTCRRLCKEEGRKNGHCSLSLKCWCQGC; encoded by the coding sequence ATGAAAAGCTTCAATCTTGGATTCCTGTTAGTGCTTCTGGTGGTGTTCCTGGTAGCCGATGAGGCGGAAGCTGATTGCCGTTCCGATAGATACAAGGGTCCTTGCGCTGTCTGGGACAATGATACCTGTCGTCGACTTTGCAAGGAAGAAGGACGCAAAAATGGACACTGCAGTCTAAGCCTAAAATGTTGGTGTCAAGGATGTTGA
- the LOC6506840 gene encoding cell division control protein 48 homolog E, translating into MHKEQLDYPAFPLSLLDDSDYHPQICYLPAGEDAFQSGWCRCSLSDGGFAVCRVSSRAGSETCCFMDGTVASSGLSLANQHLLGLKPLKFAGSVDQLTCLVTITEELFMRPLVSLEEIQDDLRVFLRHLKLLKGCSVQHRRLSKLGIASVEIVDAPGVDQDDCFEVSRTCQLQVVDTRLRIPYPLVSASRYLTHGFEEHLDSLIQLVNTSESCFLPRFPATCLVVGPVGCGKSRLLGEFLKRKFCNGFYITASQVLRSYPGETEEELRRIFRAAETFKKQLRPLAPIVIFIEDIELLCPASNSSDAKNSGNSLRISAQLYKLIDLLPQGIFCMATSSSPDSLHEHARRRFIREIAINMPNEEQRKLLVRDLCQEQELHLSEGLLEHIARNTQGYVMADFMLLLRRVQQKSLTKEDSDVESIFRESLLSTQPSASRSTDVRVSKMTDGFEIIGGMESLKRTLQVSVLAGLQQSASFARFGLSLPKGVLLYGPPGCAKTTVAKCLAKEASMTFIATSAAEVYSPYVGCAERFITRIFDTARKNAPCLIFLDEIDSLVGKRTVSSGRGGGQVQLRILSTLLTEMDGIVAGGSQQHILVVAATNRPDMIDDALMRPGRFDKLIHVPAPDTESRLALLQLHAQRMPFHENVNLEEISLVTQRYSGADLCNLCNEAAIEAFQRNFEATEIEIQDFKKVLAKQKSSLTQSQIDGYYKFAHRFL; encoded by the exons ATGCACAAGGAGCAGTTGGATTATCCTGCTTTTCCGCTCTCCCTGCTGGACGACAGCGATTACCATCCTCAAATATGTTACCTGCCTGCGGGGGAGGATGCTTTCCAGTCAGGTTGGTGCCGCTGCAGCCTATCCGATGGTGGTTTTGCCGTTTGCCGGGTCAGCTCACGTGCCGGCAGTGAGACTTGTTGCTTTATGGATGGAACTGTGGCTTCCTCTGGACTATCACTTGCCAATCAGCACTTGTTGGGCTTAAAACCTTTAAAGTTTGCTGGCAGTGTGGATCAGCTCACCTGCTTGGTCACCATTACGGAGGAGCTGTTTATGCGACCTCTGGTTTCGCTGGAGGAGATTCAGGACGATTTGCGCGTCTTCCTGCGGCATTTGAAACTTCTCAAAGGTTGTTCCGTGCAGCACCGCCGTCTTAGTAAGCTGGGAATTGCCAGTGTGGAAATAGTGGATGCTCCAGGTGTAGACCAGGATGATTGCTTTGAAGTGTCAAGGACGTGTCAGCTCCAAGTGGTGGACACGCGACTCAGGATACCGTATCCATTGGTTTCCGCATCCAGGTACCTGACACATGGATTTGAAGAGCATCTAGACTCCTTGATCCAGCTGGTGAACACCTCAGAGAGCTGTTTCCTGCCCAGGTTTCCTGCAACTTGCTTGGTAGTGGGACCTGTGGGTTGTGGCAAGAGTAGACTCCTTGGTGAGTTCCTCAAGCGGAAGTTCTGCAATGGCTTCTATATCACAGCCAGTCAGGTTCTGCGTTCCTATCCCGGAGAAACTGAAGAGGAGCTAAGACGAATCTTCAGAGCAGCGGAAACATTTAAGAAGCAATTGCGTCCATTAg CACCGATTGTAATATTCATAGAGGATATTGAGTTGTTATGTCCGGCATCGAACTCTTCGGATGCCAAAAACTCAGGCAACTCCCTCCGCATATCCGCGCAACTTTACAAGCTAATTGATTTACTGCCACAGGGAATCTTCTGCATGGCAACGTCGAGTTCGCCCGACTCCTTGCACGAGCACGCCCGCAGACGTTTCATTCGAGAGATAGCCATTAATATGCCAAACGAGGAGCAGCGCAAGTTACTTGTGAGAGATCTCTGCCAGGAGCAGGAACTGCATCTTTCGGAGGGTCTTCTAGAGCACATAGCTCGGAATACGCAGGGCTATGTAATGGCAGATTTCATGCTCCTTCTGAGGCGTGTGCAACAGAAATCTCTGACCAAAGAAGACTCCGATGTTGAGAGCATTTTCAGGGAATCACTGCTTAGCACTCAACCGAGTGCTTCGCGTTCTACGGACGTTCGAGTGTCAAAAATGACGGACGGTTTTGAGATTATTGGCGGAATGGAATCGCTAAAGCGCACCCTGCAAGTGTCGGTTTTGGCTGGACTGCAACAGAGTGCATCCTTTGCCCGCTTTGGATTGTCTCTCCCGAAAGGAGTCCTGCTTTATGGGCCACCCGGCTGTGCCAAGACCACTGTTGCCAAGTGCCTGGCCAAGGAAGCCAGTATGACTTTTATTGCCACGTCGGCGGCAGAGGTTTACTCACCCTATGTTGGCTGTGCTGAGAGATTCATTACCAGAATTTTTGACACGGCTCGGAAAAACGCACCTTGTTTGATTTTTCTGGACGAGATTG ATTCCCTTGTTGGCAAGAGAACTGTTTCGAGTGGCCGCGGTGGTGGTCAAGTCCAGCTAAGGATTCTGTCAACGCTACTCACCGAAATGGATGGCATCGTGGCGGGCGGCAGTCAGCAGCATATACTGGTCGTAGCGGCCACTAATCGTCCGGATATGATCGACGATGCCCTGATGCGTCCCGGTCGATTTGATAAACTTATTCATGTGCCAGCCCCTGATACGGAATCCCGACTGGCGTTGCTACAGCTCCATGCCCAGCGAATGCCTTTTCATGAAAATGTTAATCTGGAGGAGATTTCCTTGGTAACACAGCGCTATTCCGGAGCGGATCTGTGCAATCTGTGCAATGAGGCGGCTATCGAGGCATTCCAGCGGAATTTTGAGGCCACAGAAATAGAGATTCAGGACTTTAAGAAGGTCCTGGCCAAGCAGAAGTCCTCGCTTACACAGAGCCAGATAGATGGCTATTACAAGTTTGCCCATAGGTTTTTATAG
- the LOC6506842 gene encoding brain protein I3, translating to MANAPKEDAPPSYEEVMNATSTHDSGLIAGTHYGAPTAPPPTMHAPSYGAFETTPVNVVIQPPVPPIATEIIVIGGCPACRIGLLEDTYSAAGLCCAIFFFPIGILCCLAMKEKRCHNCGSVF from the exons ATGGCCAATGCCCCCAAAGAGGACGCTCCTCCGAGCTACGAAGAAGTCATGAACGCAACCTCAACTCATG ATTCCGGATTGATAGCCGGCACGCATTATGGAGCACCAACTGCGCCACCGCCCACTATGCACGCTCCCTCCTACGGAGCCTTCGAGACGACTCCGGTCAACGTGGTCATCCAGCCGCCGGTTCCTCCAATAGCCACGGAGATAATAGTGATTGGAGGATGTCCGGCCTGCCGAATTGGTTTACTGGAGGACACCTATTCAGCAGCCGGCCTGTGCTGCGCCATTTTTTTCTTCCCCATCGGAATCCTATGTTGTTTGGCTATGAAGGAGAAGCGGTGCCACAACTGCGGGAGTGTCTTCTAA
- the LOC6506843 gene encoding iduronate 2-sulfatase, protein MTCIRLVLRLLLLSFFSLLEAVSQDRIRRSNVVLVIFDDLRPVLGAYGDSLASTPNLDAFAQGSHVFTRAYSQQALCAPSRNSLLTGRRPDTLHLYDFYSYWRTFSGNFTTLPQYFKEHGYYTYSCGKVFHPGLSSNNTDDYPLSWSAPAFRPRTEQFMNSPVCPDREGILRKNLICPVELQTQPFKTLPDIESVAEAMRFVESRKHNHAEPFFMAMGFHKPHINFRFPKQFLSRFPLQKFYNYTEDRLKPPNMPAVAWNPYTDVRARDDFKHSNISFPYGPISQHQAAQIRQGYYASVAYVDDLFGKLMSGLDLDNTVVVVLGDHGWSLGEHAEWAKYSNFEVALRVPLIIRSPQFPVTKPKYHHDVSELLDVFPTLVDLAGLPPLSTCRSNQDLTCGEGKSLYPQIMGLGTADEHVALSQYPRRGMLPTKHPNSDKPKLRNIKIMGYSLRTDLYRYTLWVRFHAQNFSRDWHDVYGEELYDHRLDSGEEFNLVPLPEFDDVRQRLRRRLMEVVGS, encoded by the exons ATGACCTGTATTCGTTTGGTTCTTCGGTTGCTCTTGCTCTCCTTTTTCAGTCTTCTGGAGGCAGTTTCTCAAGACCGGATTAGGCGTTCCAATGTGGTTCTGGTCATCTTTGATGATTTGCGGCCGGTGCTCGGCGCCTATGGGGACTCCCTGGCTAGTACTCCGAACTTGGATGCCTTTGCTCAGGGCAGTCATGTGTTTACGAGAGCCTATAGTCAG cAAGCTCTTTGTGCACCCAGCCGAAATTCTCTCCTCACTGGTAGACGACCGGATACCCTGCACCTTTACGATTTCTACAGTTACTGGCGGACCTTTTCCGGAAACTTCACCACCCTGCCGCAGTACTTCAAGGAGCATGGCTACTACACCTACAGCTGCGGCAAGGTCTTCCACCCGGGACTCTCCTCGAACAACACGGATGACTATCCTTTGAGCTGGTCAGCTCCCGCTTTCCGGCCACGAACAGAACAGTTCATGAACTCACCTGTGTGCCCGGATAGGGAGGGGATCCTCCGCAAGAACCTCATCTGTCCTGTGGAGCTCCAAACGCAACCGTTTAAGACACTACCGGACATAGAATCTGTGGCGGAGGCGATGCGATTTGTGGAGTCGCGAAAGCATAACCACGCGGAACCCTTCTTCATGGCAATGGGATTCCACAAGCCACATATCAACTTCCGCTTTCCCAAACAATTCCTATCGAGATTTCCCCTCCAAAAGTTTTATAATTACACGGAGGACCGACTCAAGCCACCGAATATGCCGGCTGTGGCCTGGAATCCCTACACCGATGTCCGAGCCAGGGATGACTTCAAGCACTCGAATATATCCTTTCCCTATGGACCCATTTCCCAGCACCAGGCTGCCCAGATACGCCAGGGATATTACGCCTCTGTGGCCTATGTGGATGATCTTTTTGGAAAGTTGATGTCCGGCTTGGATTTGGATAATACTGTTGTGGTGGTGCTGGGGGATCATGGTTGGTCTCTGGGGGAGCATGCCGAATGGGCCAAGTACAGTAACTTCGAGGTGGCTCTAAGGGTTCCACTGATTATCCGAAGCCCCCAGTTTCCTGTGACTAAGCCGAAGTACCATCATGATGTCAGTGAACTATTGGATGTGTTTCCCACTTTGGTGGATCTGGCTGGACTGCCACCACTCTCCACATGTCGCAGTAACCAGGATCTAACCTGCGGCGAAGGAAAGAGTCTCTATCCTCAGATAATGGGGTTGGGAACGG CTGATGAGCATGTGGCCCTCAGCCAGTATCCCCGTCGGGGAATGCTACCCACAAAGCATCCAAACAGCGACAAACCAAAGCTGCGAAATATTAAGATAATGGGCTATAGCCTCAGGACTGATCTGTATAGGTACACCCTTTGGGTTAGATTTCACGCCCAGAACTTCAGCAGAG ACTGGCATGATGTTTATGGCGAGGAGCTGTACGACCACCGCCTGGATTCTGGCGAGGAATTCAACCTAGTGCCCCTGCCCGAGTTCGATGATGTGCGCCAAAGACTGCGCCGGCGTCTCATGGAGGTCGTGGGCAGTTAG
- the LOC26513908 gene encoding drosomycin, translating to MKCLNLGFLMVLLVVFLVAHEAEADCLSGRYKGPCAVWDNETCRRVCKEEGRTSGHCSPSLKCWCEGC from the coding sequence ATGAAGTGCTTGAATCTTGGATTCCTGATGGTTCTGTTGGTGGTGTTCCTGGTGGCCCACGAAGCAGAAGCCGATTGCCTTTCTGGGAGATATAAGGGTCCTTGCGCTGTCTGGGACAATGAAACCTGTCGACGAGTTTGCAAGGAAGAAGGACGCACCAGTGGACACTGCAGCCCAAGCCTGAAATGTTGGTGTGAAGGATGTTGA